A genomic stretch from Telmatocola sphagniphila includes:
- a CDS encoding transposase, with protein sequence MWTFAKTEGVEPTNNHMERLVRLAVLCRRRSFGSNSEIGCRFVERILSVVQTCRLSRKKVVDYLTANTAKRTQPRLHIAC encoded by the coding sequence GTGTGGACCTTCGCCAAGACCGAAGGAGTCGAACCGACGAACAATCATATGGAACGATTGGTGCGGCTCGCGGTACTTTGCCGTCGTCGCAGTTTCGGCAGCAATAGCGAGATAGGTTGCCGATTCGTCGAACGAATTCTCTCCGTTGTACAAACCTGTCGACTCAGTCGCAAAAAAGTGGTCGACTATCTTACCGCTAATACAGCCAAGCGAACCCAACCCAGATTACACATCGCCTGTTGA
- a CDS encoding DUF3854 domain-containing protein: protein MSNYLLPHHQAKLQNSGLSPEAISARGYKTLSTKVEVERLSFSRSQATAPALQIPIWNAEGLRTVNQIRPDTPRINREGKSIKYELPLESKVAIDVPPSIREKVLDITQPLLVTEGPIKADAAASKGYAAVSVLGVSGWRADDPFWKIAPLKNRTCYIIFDSDISTNENVKRSALRLAENFRKHGAIPEIVILPHSAQKTKQGLDDYLASGKTDKDLLALDRMEISEIADSEPFNAMAKYKCTKNGLAMLSSNNKEPSWILLTNFIARITAEAEIDDGNSTRLEFEITCELGGETKLCKVQAEEYERMTWVMPHLGAGAIIFAGVMTRDHARAAIQAVSDKIVKRKVIEHLGWRKFGIEWVYFHAGGIIRSNPKSNAQSHDGKSDIENSNENPQNGIPCPNCPTISTVDPLQDVEVRVPKVLSSYRLPEKPKKESLIRDIAKLIELLEDTIPARLWMPLLSAAFRIAIDQVDFSIHLVGVTNSGKTTLTSLFCQFFGPDLHARNLALPFLGVASREMLLYLVDEAANLRNGRP from the coding sequence ATGTCGAACTATCTCTTGCCTCATCATCAAGCGAAACTCCAAAATTCAGGCTTGTCGCCAGAAGCCATTTCCGCTCGCGGGTATAAAACCCTCAGCACTAAAGTCGAGGTCGAGAGACTTTCCTTCTCTCGATCTCAAGCTACCGCGCCAGCTTTGCAGATACCGATTTGGAATGCGGAAGGTTTAAGAACAGTTAACCAAATTCGTCCAGACACACCACGAATAAATCGGGAAGGCAAATCTATCAAGTATGAATTGCCCCTTGAATCCAAAGTAGCTATTGATGTTCCCCCTTCTATCCGCGAAAAGGTATTGGATATAACCCAACCTCTTCTGGTTACGGAAGGGCCAATTAAAGCTGATGCAGCTGCTTCGAAAGGTTATGCAGCAGTCTCGGTTCTGGGTGTTTCAGGTTGGCGTGCCGATGATCCATTTTGGAAAATCGCACCCCTTAAAAATAGAACATGCTACATAATCTTCGATTCTGATATCTCGACGAACGAAAATGTGAAGAGAAGCGCCCTGCGCCTAGCAGAAAACTTCAGAAAGCACGGGGCAATACCGGAAATTGTGATACTACCACACTCCGCCCAAAAGACTAAGCAAGGCTTGGACGATTATCTTGCTTCTGGCAAAACTGACAAGGATTTGTTGGCTCTAGACCGAATGGAAATATCCGAAATTGCCGACTCGGAGCCTTTCAACGCCATGGCAAAATATAAATGCACAAAAAATGGCCTAGCTATGTTAAGCTCAAACAATAAAGAGCCTTCTTGGATTTTACTAACAAATTTTATTGCTCGCATTACAGCAGAAGCGGAGATCGACGATGGTAACAGTACCCGACTTGAGTTCGAAATCACTTGCGAGTTAGGGGGAGAAACGAAGTTGTGTAAAGTCCAGGCAGAGGAATATGAAAGAATGACCTGGGTAATGCCGCATTTGGGTGCCGGCGCGATTATTTTTGCTGGAGTTATGACACGCGATCATGCTCGAGCGGCAATCCAAGCAGTCTCGGATAAAATAGTGAAACGTAAAGTCATTGAGCATCTTGGATGGCGTAAATTTGGCATTGAATGGGTTTATTTCCATGCGGGAGGGATCATCCGGTCCAATCCAAAATCAAATGCCCAATCACATGATGGAAAATCGGACATAGAAAATTCCAACGAAAACCCGCAGAATGGTATTCCATGCCCGAATTGTCCGACAATTTCGACTGTCGATCCGCTACAGGACGTTGAGGTGAGAGTTCCTAAGGTGTTAAGTTCCTATCGGTTGCCAGAGAAACCAAAGAAAGAATCTCTAATAAGAGATATAGCTAAGCTGATTGAACTCTTAGAGGATACAATTCCCGCGCGCCTTTGGATGCCGCTGCTCTCTGCAGCGTTTCGAATAGCTATTGACCAGGTTGATTTCAGTATTCATCTTGTGGGGGTAACTAACTCCGGAAAAACGACACTCACCTCATTGTTTTGTCAATTTTTTGGCCCAGATCTTCATGCCCGGAATTTGGCTCTTCCGTTTCTAGGTGTAGCATCCAGAGAAATGCTTCTGTATCTGGTTGACGAAGCCGCGAATCTCCGCAATGGTCGGCCCTAA
- a CDS encoding transposase, whose translation MSGEARKKLRSQMHDFRRRPEDLKPEQVQALEDLFEKVPSLGTIYHLRWEATKIFDSAPNRAEASRLLEDWIVQARETEMDWEPFITMLKNNWEGILAYFEERKSSGPVEGLNTKIRVVLRRSYGIQSLTTLWTRILLDVNWAAKKLGPTIAEIRGFVNQIQKHFSGCYT comes from the coding sequence TTGAGCGGGGAAGCCCGCAAGAAGCTGCGTTCTCAGATGCACGACTTCCGGCGTCGTCCCGAGGATTTGAAACCGGAGCAGGTCCAGGCCCTCGAGGATTTGTTCGAGAAGGTGCCTTCGTTGGGAACGATCTACCATCTGCGTTGGGAGGCGACCAAAATCTTCGATAGTGCCCCGAACCGAGCCGAAGCCTCGCGACTGTTGGAAGATTGGATCGTCCAGGCCCGCGAGACCGAGATGGATTGGGAGCCGTTCATCACGATGCTCAAGAATAACTGGGAGGGGATCTTAGCCTACTTCGAGGAACGCAAAAGCAGCGGCCCGGTGGAGGGTCTGAATACCAAGATTCGGGTAGTGCTACGCCGAAGTTATGGAATTCAGAGTCTAACTACGCTCTGGACGAGAATACTCCTGGACGTGAATTGGGCAGCGAAAAAATTAGGGCCGACCATTGCGGAGATTCGCGGCTTCGTCAACCAGATACAGAAGCATTTCTCTGGATGCTACACCTAG
- a CDS encoding transposase encodes MTTTTIAIDMDVPAGVSVGEYERIDGGHAFHVSWELPDNLCCETCQRESRLQLVEKNKFLSIRDLDLWGKPSFFVYQEVYHRCPSCGHRQSLLPPFKRRDVKYTFRFEEQVLVSLIGSTAEDVAVRLGIAAETVERIVKNRIEDAKAKQIDPQRKIERLGLDEISLRKGHKGYATILTDLTNGERPEILALSKGRDEAAGRACLEHLSAQQRSAVRWHHTDMSAAYLKACGVHLPNSQSVIDRFHVAKKLGEVADDLRKKTIEPTSEV; translated from the coding sequence ATGACGACGACTACCATTGCCATAGACATGGACGTCCCTGCCGGAGTGAGCGTTGGCGAATACGAACGCATCGACGGGGGCCACGCCTTTCACGTGAGTTGGGAGTTGCCCGACAATCTTTGTTGCGAGACATGCCAGCGAGAGTCTCGGCTTCAATTGGTGGAGAAGAACAAGTTTCTGAGCATCCGCGATCTGGATTTGTGGGGTAAGCCGAGCTTTTTCGTGTACCAGGAGGTGTATCACCGCTGCCCGTCGTGCGGTCACCGTCAATCGCTGTTGCCGCCGTTCAAGCGTCGGGATGTGAAATATACGTTTCGCTTCGAGGAGCAGGTGCTGGTCAGTCTGATCGGGAGCACAGCCGAAGACGTGGCGGTGCGTTTGGGGATCGCCGCGGAGACGGTGGAACGAATCGTCAAGAACCGGATAGAGGACGCCAAGGCGAAGCAGATCGATCCCCAGCGGAAGATCGAGCGTTTGGGTCTGGATGAGATCAGCCTGCGTAAGGGGCATAAGGGATATGCGACCATTCTCACAGACCTGACGAATGGGGAGCGTCCGGAGATTCTGGCTCTGTCCAAGGGTCGCGACGAAGCAGCGGGGCGAGCGTGTTTGGAGCATTTGTCGGCCCAGCAACGGTCGGCGGTGCGTTGGCATCATACGGACATGAGCGCGGCGTATTTGAAGGCTTGCGGCGTGCATTTACCCAACAGCCAGTCGGTAATAGATCGCTTTCACGTCGCCAAGAAATTGGGTGAGGTGGCGGACGATCTGCGAAAAAAAACTATCGAGCCTACAAGCGAAGTTTGA
- a CDS encoding M48 family metallopeptidase, translated as MIENGQPGESYLLRYGGLEIPFQIQFRERKHLAITVHPELRLEVVAPFGSDLGIVLAKVDKRSRWIVCQWRFFEQYRPPQPGRRFVSGETHVYLGRQYRLKVQTGGPEGVKLIGQFLQVKCTDKENNESVSGLLEGWYRSHAERVFSNRLQQCIESTGSLRFPTLPNMTVRKMTKRWGSCTKTGNILLNLDLVKAPVHCVDYVIVHELCHLKVHNHGKDFYRLLTRCMPDWELRKKRLERIII; from the coding sequence ATGATCGAAAACGGGCAGCCTGGTGAATCCTACCTCCTGCGATATGGAGGGCTGGAAATCCCCTTCCAGATTCAGTTCCGAGAGCGTAAACACCTGGCTATCACGGTTCATCCAGAGTTGAGGCTTGAGGTCGTCGCTCCATTTGGGTCGGATCTGGGCATCGTGCTTGCCAAAGTTGACAAACGGTCTCGTTGGATCGTATGTCAGTGGAGGTTCTTTGAGCAGTACCGGCCACCACAACCAGGCCGTCGTTTTGTAAGTGGGGAGACCCACGTCTATCTCGGAAGACAGTACCGGCTGAAAGTCCAGACGGGTGGTCCAGAGGGGGTGAAGCTTATTGGCCAGTTCCTTCAGGTGAAGTGTACTGACAAAGAAAACAACGAGAGCGTCTCTGGATTGCTTGAGGGGTGGTACCGATCCCATGCCGAACGGGTGTTTTCCAACCGCCTCCAGCAGTGCATCGAGTCCACCGGCTCACTTCGGTTTCCCACTCTGCCGAACATGACTGTCCGCAAGATGACCAAGCGTTGGGGAAGTTGCACGAAGACCGGAAACATTCTCCTAAACCTGGATCTCGTGAAAGCCCCAGTTCACTGCGTTGATTACGTGATCGTCCACGAGTTGTGTCACCTGAAGGTCCACAACCACGGCAAGGATTTCTACCGCCTCTTAACTCGGTGCATGCCGGATTGGGAATTGAGAAAAAAAAGATTAGAGAGAATTATTATTTGA